One Alkaliphilus sp. B6464 genomic window carries:
- a CDS encoding sensor histidine kinase encodes MQGGSGNNDQITKVLKRTMDAISEGKKEIFEISEAARNEYNSLKKELDDFQSKVQLLIKEVEILEHQEQISRKILLTVSKNFSKHSEENIKKAYENANQLQIKLILKRQEEKDLIKRRTDLELRLKNAQNILKRSENLISKVCVAFDFLSGDLENISDTLEDMNHRSILGRRIIQVREEEHQRIARDIHDGPAQALTNAIIKTEVCERLIDIDIIKAKNEIQELKKVLRNSIKDIRGIIYNLHPMALDDIGFIPTIQRYIHNFQSDTNIEVDFIILSQVEVEDNIKNIALFRIVQEALNNVQKHSHATMVKIKLEMTKRNLYVLIEDNGIGFNIKDLKGYNRYEGGFGLLNMQERIELLNGTFEVKSEKNCGTKIIINIPNEN; translated from the coding sequence GTGCAGGGTGGAAGTGGAAATAATGATCAAATTACCAAAGTATTAAAGAGAACAATGGACGCTATTTCAGAAGGTAAGAAAGAAATCTTTGAAATATCTGAGGCCGCAAGAAATGAATATAATTCTCTAAAAAAAGAATTAGACGATTTTCAAAGTAAAGTTCAACTTTTAATTAAAGAAGTAGAAATATTAGAGCATCAAGAGCAAATAAGTCGTAAAATATTGTTAACAGTAAGTAAAAATTTTTCAAAGCATAGTGAGGAAAATATCAAAAAGGCTTATGAAAATGCTAATCAGCTACAAATTAAGCTTATTCTAAAAAGACAAGAAGAAAAAGATTTAATTAAAAGAAGAACAGACCTAGAATTAAGATTAAAAAATGCACAAAATATTTTAAAAAGATCTGAAAATCTTATATCTAAGGTTTGTGTAGCTTTTGACTTTCTAAGTGGAGATCTAGAAAATATATCCGATACGCTAGAAGATATGAATCATAGGAGTATTTTGGGAAGAAGAATTATACAGGTACGTGAAGAAGAACACCAAAGAATTGCAAGAGATATTCATGACGGCCCAGCCCAAGCTTTAACTAATGCTATAATAAAAACAGAGGTTTGTGAACGGTTAATAGATATAGATATTATCAAGGCAAAAAATGAAATACAGGAATTGAAGAAAGTTTTAAGAAACAGTATTAAAGATATTAGAGGAATTATATACAATTTACATCCAATGGCACTAGATGACATTGGATTTATACCTACTATTCAAAGATACATACATAACTTTCAAAGTGATACTAATATAGAAGTTGATTTTATTATACTATCGCAAGTTGAAGTAGAGGATAACATTAAAAATATTGCTCTATTTAGAATAGTACAAGAAGCATTAAATAATGTGCAAAAGCATTCTCATGCAACTATGGTTAAAATTAAATTAGAGATGACAAAAAGGAATCTATACGTTCTAATAGAAGATAATGGTATAGGTTTTAATATAAAAGATCTAAAAGGCTACAATAGATATGAAGGAGGTTTTGGTCTATTAAATATGCAGGAAAGAATCGAACTACTTAATGGAACATTTGAAGTGAAAAGCGAAAAAAATTGTGGCACAAAAATTATCATTAATATACCAAATGAAAATTAG
- a CDS encoding response regulator, whose translation MNDIKVLIVDDHSLVRQGLKQIVELEPDIKVIGLAGDGEDAIIKVQKLKPDIVLLDINMPKLNGIQTLRRLKDMDRTIKIIMLTFYEDREYLFETINLGADGYVLKDAESESLIKAIRDVFQGSSYIYPTLATELVKEFNRREEKGKREINGENLTKREYEVLTLLAEGFNNKEIGDCLFISEKTVKNHVSNIFKKINVSDRTQAAIYAYKHNIKKI comes from the coding sequence ATGAATGATATAAAAGTCTTAATAGTTGATGATCATTCTTTAGTAAGACAGGGGTTAAAACAAATTGTTGAACTAGAGCCGGATATTAAAGTAATAGGATTAGCCGGAGATGGAGAAGATGCAATTATAAAGGTACAAAAACTTAAGCCTGATATTGTTCTGTTAGATATTAATATGCCGAAACTAAATGGAATACAAACTCTGCGAAGATTAAAAGATATGGATAGAACTATTAAAATAATTATGCTTACCTTCTACGAAGACAGAGAATATTTGTTTGAAACTATAAATTTAGGTGCTGATGGTTATGTATTAAAAGATGCAGAAAGCGAAAGTTTAATTAAAGCCATAAGAGATGTATTTCAAGGTTCAAGTTATATTTATCCTACATTAGCAACAGAATTAGTAAAAGAATTTAATCGTAGAGAAGAAAAAGGCAAAAGAGAAATAAATGGAGAAAATTTGACCAAAAGAGAGTATGAGGTTCTAACATTACTTGCAGAAGGATTTAATAATAAAGAAATAGGAGATTGCTTATTTATTAGTGAAAAAACTGTGAAGAACCATGTATCGAATATATTTAAGAAAATTAATGTTAGTGATCGTACACAGGCTGCTATTTATGCATATAAACATAATATTAAAAAGATATAG
- a CDS encoding selenium metabolism-associated LysR family transcriptional regulator, translating into MDFRQLESFVAIAKFKSFSKAADYLYLTQPTISSHILNLEKELNTVLINRSSKKISLTKAGEVLYDYAINIINLRERARFKLGEFKGKIVGNIEIASSTIPEQYIIPELICEFNKVYPDVTFSMLHYDSAQVVEGIINGDIDFGIVGAKIPHNQLKYVELISDELVLVTPYNESYDSENISITLNDLLKEKFILREQGSGTRNLLEETLRSQNIDIKQLQVIAYVENTEAIKQCIRRGLGISILSKRAIEDEIKYKLLNYIKIRDMELKRKFYFVYHSQRSPSPLEIEFQQFVCNHFIKNN; encoded by the coding sequence ATGGATTTTAGACAATTGGAGTCATTCGTAGCAATTGCCAAATTTAAAAGTTTTTCTAAGGCTGCTGATTATTTGTATCTTACACAACCAACCATAAGTAGCCATATTTTAAATTTAGAAAAGGAATTAAATACAGTATTGATTAATCGGTCTAGTAAAAAAATTTCATTAACTAAGGCTGGTGAAGTCCTTTATGATTATGCTATTAATATTATTAATTTAAGAGAGAGAGCCCGATTTAAGCTAGGGGAGTTTAAAGGAAAGATTGTCGGGAACATAGAAATAGCTTCTAGTACAATTCCTGAACAATATATTATTCCGGAGCTTATATGTGAATTCAATAAAGTTTATCCAGATGTAACTTTTTCAATGCTTCACTATGATTCAGCTCAAGTTGTAGAAGGAATTATAAACGGTGATATAGATTTTGGCATTGTTGGTGCTAAAATACCTCATAATCAACTAAAATATGTGGAGCTTATAAGTGATGAACTCGTCTTAGTCACACCATATAATGAATCTTATGACAGTGAAAATATCTCCATTACACTAAATGATTTGCTAAAAGAAAAATTCATTTTAAGAGAACAAGGATCAGGGACTAGAAACTTACTGGAAGAAACTTTAAGAAGCCAAAACATAGATATAAAACAATTACAAGTTATTGCATATGTAGAAAATACAGAAGCAATAAAGCAATGCATTAGAAGAGGTTTAGGTATTTCAATATTATCCAAACGTGCAATTGAAGATGAAATTAAATACAAGCTGTTAAACTATATAAAAATTAGAGATATGGAATTAAAGAGAAAATTTTATTTCGTATATCACAGCCAGAGATCACCTTCACCACTTGAAATAGAATTTCAACAATTCGTTTGTAACCACTTTATTAAGAACAACTAA
- a CDS encoding DegV family protein has protein sequence MQIITDSSCDLPKEILEENNIIVVPLNIEIDGENYVDGINLTHEEFYKKMRASEGLPKTSQPSPQSYVDAFKKAAQRTGETLCIHLSSKLSGTMNGAIMVREMMEKKIEVFDSLSGSMGVGMQVLKACEMRKEGASLEKIIEKLKEYRDEMRVVVYLETLENAVKGGRVNRVKEMVANLLNLKAIVHVEEGYVKILKTIRGKKRATNFILEQIAEKNMDFKDRIIGITHCDCIEDALALKEEIIKRFSPAEVLVTTMGPVIGTHSGQGGLLVCF, from the coding sequence ATGCAAATAATTACTGATAGTTCTTGTGACCTGCCAAAAGAAATTTTGGAAGAAAATAACATTATAGTTGTTCCTTTAAACATTGAAATAGATGGAGAAAACTATGTGGACGGTATAAATTTAACACATGAGGAATTTTATAAGAAAATGAGAGCATCTGAAGGACTTCCCAAAACATCTCAGCCATCACCTCAAAGTTATGTAGATGCATTTAAGAAAGCTGCTCAAAGAACTGGCGAAACATTATGTATACATCTTTCTTCAAAATTAAGTGGTACAATGAATGGTGCAATAATGGTAAGAGAGATGATGGAAAAAAAGATTGAAGTTTTTGACAGTTTAAGTGGATCAATGGGTGTAGGTATGCAAGTATTAAAAGCTTGTGAAATGAGAAAAGAAGGAGCAAGCTTAGAAAAAATAATTGAAAAGCTAAAAGAGTACAGGGATGAAATGAGAGTTGTTGTTTATTTAGAAACCTTAGAAAATGCTGTAAAGGGTGGTAGAGTAAATAGGGTTAAGGAAATGGTTGCAAATCTGTTGAATCTAAAGGCAATAGTACATGTTGAAGAAGGATATGTAAAGATACTAAAGACAATTCGTGGAAAGAAAAGAGCTACTAACTTTATTTTAGAACAAATTGCAGAAAAAAATATGGATTTTAAGGATAGAATTATAGGAATAACTCACTGCGATTGTATTGAAGATGCTTTAGCATTAAAGGAAGAAATAATTAAGCGCTTTAGCCCTGCTGAAGTGTTAGTAACAACAATGGGTCCTGTAATCGGTACCCATTCTGGGCAAGGTGGATTACTAGTTTGTTTTTAA
- a CDS encoding cation diffusion facilitator family transporter: MEDKIRYEKSKRVSIVGIIVNIGLTIIKAVIGLLAGSTALVADAFHSASDLFSTVVVMQGLKIAHQPPDESHPYGHHRAESITSKILAIILMVTAIGIGYESYKVLINPAISPPQSFAIYTAFLSIIVKEAMYRYTYKVGKELNSPALIADAWHNRSDAFSSIAAVIGIAGALLGYTIMDPLVGIIVAVLILKTGISIYIDAIKVLMDTAPPKKVFDIIDKAARKAEGVKDIQDIKIRQYGPKYFVDIKICVDPNITVEAGHAIAGKAKHFIINSELDVLDVLVHVNPFR; this comes from the coding sequence ATGGAAGACAAAATTCGTTATGAAAAATCTAAGCGAGTATCAATTGTCGGTATTATAGTTAATATTGGATTGACTATAATAAAGGCAGTTATTGGACTACTTGCAGGTAGTACTGCATTAGTTGCGGATGCATTTCACTCTGCCTCTGATTTGTTTAGTACAGTTGTAGTTATGCAAGGCTTAAAAATTGCACACCAACCTCCAGATGAATCTCATCCCTATGGACATCATAGGGCTGAATCTATAACATCTAAAATTTTAGCTATTATACTAATGGTTACTGCTATAGGTATTGGATATGAATCATATAAAGTATTAATAAATCCAGCCATAAGTCCACCTCAATCCTTTGCCATTTATACAGCCTTTTTATCCATTATTGTAAAAGAAGCTATGTATAGATATACATATAAAGTAGGTAAGGAACTTAATAGTCCAGCCCTAATTGCAGATGCATGGCATAATCGTAGTGATGCATTTTCATCAATTGCAGCAGTAATTGGTATTGCTGGTGCATTGTTAGGGTACACAATTATGGACCCTCTTGTTGGTATTATAGTTGCTGTTTTAATTTTAAAAACTGGAATATCTATTTATATTGATGCAATTAAAGTTCTAATGGATACAGCTCCACCAAAGAAAGTATTTGATATAATTGATAAAGCAGCTAGAAAAGCTGAAGGGGTTAAAGATATACAAGACATAAAAATACGACAGTATGGTCCTAAATATTTTGTAGATATAAAAATTTGTGTCGATCCTAATATAACAGTTGAAGCTGGACATGCTATTGCAGGAAAAGCAAAACATTTCATTATTAATTCAGAACTTGATGTTTTAGATGTTTTGGTACATGTGAATCCTTTCCGCTAA